A section of the Clostridium omnivorum genome encodes:
- a CDS encoding GH36-type glycosyl hydrolase domain-containing protein, with amino-acid sequence MKFGFFDDENREYVINTPKTPYPWINYLGNSEFFGIISNTSGGYCFYKDARLRRITRYRYNNVPIDDGGRYFYINDNGDFWSPSWKPVKKELSFYECRHGLGYTRITGERNGIRVQELAFVPLEFNGEVHSLNIKNTSEQEKTITLFSFIEFCLWDANDDATNFQRNFSTGEVEVEGSVIYHKTEYRERRNHYAFYSVNNAVNGFDTDREEFLGIYNGFDAPEVVVLGKSKNSIASGWSPIASHSIKITLKPGEEKNLIFILGYVENKEENKWESKGIINKTKAKEMINKIYNVEQVQQEMDKLRAYWDDLLSSYKLKSGEEKLDRMVNIWNPYQCMVTFNMSRSASYFESGIGRGMGFRDSNQDLLGFVHQIPERARERILDIAATQFEDGGAYHQYQPLTKKGNNDVGQGFNDDPLWLIIAVTAYIKETGDMSILNEMVPYDCNTNNKASLMQHLKASFDHVINNLGPHGLPLIGRADWNDCLNLNCFSRTPGESFQTTGNKDGRIAESVLIAGMFVLIGNEYAELCKEIGNEEECTRAKKHVEAMEEVVLKHGYDGDWFLRAYDDFGTKIGSKENEEGQIFIESQGFCVMAGIGVKNGYAEKALNSVIERLDTKYGIVLNNPPYTEYHPELGEISSYPPGYKENAGIFCHNNPWIACAETVIGRGDRAFEVYRKIAPSYLEDISEIHKTEPYVYSQMVAGKDAVRHGEAKNSWLTGTAAWNFITISQWILGIKPEYKGLMIDPCIPTSWKEYVIFRKYKGSEYHITVKNPYGVSKGIKIVTVDGNPIEGNIIPAYGDGKVHEVVAELG; translated from the coding sequence ATGAAATTCGGTTTTTTTGATGACGAAAATCGTGAATATGTCATTAATACCCCAAAAACACCTTATCCTTGGATAAACTATTTGGGAAATAGCGAATTCTTTGGAATTATATCCAATACCAGTGGTGGCTACTGCTTTTATAAGGATGCACGTTTGAGAAGAATTACAAGATATAGATATAATAATGTTCCAATAGACGATGGTGGAAGATACTTTTATATTAATGATAATGGTGACTTTTGGTCACCTTCTTGGAAACCTGTCAAAAAAGAGTTGTCCTTTTATGAATGTCGTCATGGCCTAGGTTATACAAGGATAACGGGAGAAAGAAATGGAATAAGGGTTCAGGAATTAGCATTTGTTCCCCTTGAATTTAATGGAGAAGTTCATAGTTTAAATATAAAAAATACATCAGAGCAAGAAAAGACTATCACATTATTTTCTTTTATAGAGTTTTGCTTATGGGATGCTAATGATGATGCAACCAATTTCCAGCGTAACTTTAGTACGGGGGAAGTTGAAGTAGAAGGATCTGTTATATATCATAAAACAGAATACAGAGAACGTAGAAATCACTATGCTTTTTATTCTGTAAATAATGCAGTTAATGGATTTGATACAGATAGAGAAGAGTTCTTAGGTATTTATAATGGTTTTGATGCTCCAGAGGTAGTAGTTTTAGGAAAAAGCAAAAATTCTATTGCTAGCGGTTGGTCACCAATTGCTTCTCACAGCATTAAAATAACTTTAAAGCCTGGAGAAGAAAAAAATCTTATCTTTATATTAGGGTACGTAGAAAACAAGGAAGAAAATAAGTGGGAGAGTAAGGGGATCATAAATAAAACAAAAGCTAAAGAGATGATAAATAAAATATATAATGTTGAGCAAGTTCAGCAGGAAATGGATAAGTTAAGGGCATATTGGGATGATTTATTATCAAGCTATAAATTAAAAAGTGGAGAAGAAAAGCTGGATAGAATGGTTAATATTTGGAATCCATATCAATGTATGGTTACTTTTAATATGTCCAGAAGTGCTTCGTATTTTGAATCAGGAATAGGTAGAGGAATGGGCTTTAGAGATTCAAATCAAGATCTTTTAGGTTTTGTTCATCAAATTCCAGAAAGAGCAAGAGAGCGTATCCTTGATATTGCAGCAACTCAATTTGAGGATGGCGGAGCATATCACCAATATCAGCCATTAACTAAAAAAGGAAATAATGATGTAGGACAGGGCTTCAATGATGACCCATTATGGTTAATTATTGCAGTTACAGCCTATATAAAAGAAACTGGGGATATGAGCATTCTTAATGAGATGGTTCCCTATGATTGTAATACGAATAATAAAGCTAGCTTAATGCAGCATTTAAAGGCATCCTTTGATCATGTAATTAATAATTTAGGACCTCACGGATTACCTCTAATAGGTAGAGCTGATTGGAATGACTGTTTGAACTTGAATTGTTTCTCAAGAACTCCTGGGGAATCCTTCCAAACAACTGGGAACAAGGATGGGCGCATTGCAGAATCTGTGCTAATAGCTGGAATGTTTGTGTTAATTGGCAATGAATATGCAGAGTTATGTAAGGAAATTGGAAATGAAGAAGAGTGTACTAGGGCTAAAAAGCATGTGGAAGCAATGGAAGAAGTTGTTCTAAAACATGGCTATGATGGAGATTGGTTTTTGAGAGCTTATGATGATTTTGGCACAAAAATTGGAAGTAAAGAAAATGAGGAAGGTCAAATTTTCATTGAATCTCAAGGGTTCTGTGTAATGGCTGGTATTGGAGTTAAAAATGGCTATGCAGAAAAAGCTCTTAATTCGGTAATTGAAAGACTGGATACAAAATATGGCATAGTATTAAATAATCCACCATATACGGAATATCATCCGGAACTAGGAGAGATATCCAGTTATCCGCCTGGATATAAAGAAAATGCGGGTATATTCTGCCATAACAACCCTTGGATAGCTTGTGCTGAAACTGTAATAGGCAGGGGAGATAGAGCTTTTGAAGTATATAGAAAAATTGCTCCATCCTACTTAGAAGATATAAGTGAAATCCATAAAACTGAACCTTATGTATATTCTCAAATGGTTGCAGGTAAAGATGCAGTGAGACATGGTGAAGCTAAGAATTCTTGGTTAACCGGAACTGCAGCTTGGAACTTCATAACAATCTCACAGTGGATATTAGGCATAAAGCCAGAATATAAGGGCTTGATGATTGATCCGTGTATACCAACTTCCTGGAAGGAATACGTTATTTTTAGAAAATATAAAGGCTCCGAATATCACATAACAGTAAAAAACCCTTATGGAGTATCAAAGGGAATAAAGATTGTTACAGTTGATGGAAATCCAATTGAAGGTAACATCATTCCAGCCTATGGAGATGGTAAGGTTCATGAGGTAGTTGCTGAGCTGGGGTAA
- a CDS encoding sensor histidine kinase: protein MVFKLSAGTAVVVIILFAVLITSNLYSLYVIRTNTINSAMNEMRIHIRDIDNSLNNAVNDLNEVAMNIDDITALKSSNESERYFSTMRLSDILNERINISKTTDALAIYNHDHGILLFSNSSRLSSQEKISASDVIRAGLSSKDHKLNDLWSTIEIDKKNFFIKAYDFSGTTIISLVKADTLMSLANIKDLSTDEQIVLTDKVGNPLARVGNMALSDVNFPLKNGVQVVSKLVGKYLMVSIDLDSSYARLSTILKEKSVLLGLGYIQWIIAILGIISLFLMPYIINYLNKEIIKPVRALVVGTRQLEQGNLDYQVEEKGSSFEFQTLNDSFNSMAKEIKTLKISAYEEKIELQKAELKYLQMQIRPHFFLNALTTVHSLTYKDKNEDIRKFIDALSNHLRYMFKGGLSMVPISEEIEYIKNYFCMQEIRFPNSIFYVFDVEPSIEQEQIPQFIIHTFVENSFKYAMTLEEPLSIFIKINKYILDEKDTIRIVIEDSGEGFPQEVLDKVNNSDDTNTLDGYRIGISNIKRTLSLLYGENNLLKISNVETLGGRVEILIPIGKGDKNETNNS from the coding sequence TTGGTATTTAAACTTTCTGCAGGAACTGCAGTAGTTGTGATAATTCTTTTTGCAGTGCTAATTACAAGTAATCTTTATTCATTGTATGTTATAAGAACTAATACTATCAATTCTGCTATGAATGAAATGAGAATTCACATTCGAGATATAGATAATTCTTTGAATAACGCCGTAAATGATTTGAATGAAGTTGCTATGAATATTGATGATATTACAGCTTTGAAAAGCAGTAATGAGTCAGAAAGGTACTTCTCTACAATGAGATTATCGGATATTTTAAATGAAAGAATAAATATAAGTAAAACCACCGATGCATTGGCTATCTACAATCATGATCATGGAATATTATTATTTAGCAACAGCAGTAGACTTTCCTCGCAAGAGAAGATTTCTGCATCTGATGTTATAAGGGCTGGATTATCAAGTAAGGACCATAAACTTAATGATTTGTGGTCAACCATTGAGATAGATAAAAAGAACTTCTTTATTAAAGCATATGATTTTTCCGGAACCACTATTATTTCTTTAGTTAAGGCAGATACATTGATGTCTCTAGCTAACATAAAGGATCTAAGTACAGATGAACAGATAGTTTTAACAGATAAAGTGGGGAATCCTTTAGCTAGGGTAGGAAATATGGCACTTTCAGATGTAAATTTTCCCTTGAAAAATGGTGTTCAAGTAGTTAGTAAGCTTGTTGGGAAATATCTAATGGTTTCAATAGATTTAGATTCAAGTTATGCTAGACTTTCTACAATATTAAAAGAGAAAAGTGTACTTCTTGGACTTGGATATATTCAATGGATTATTGCTATTTTGGGTATTATATCCCTATTTTTGATGCCATATATTATTAATTATTTAAATAAGGAAATTATAAAACCAGTAAGAGCATTGGTTGTTGGAACAAGACAGCTTGAACAGGGTAATCTGGATTATCAAGTAGAAGAAAAGGGTAGTTCATTTGAATTCCAAACCTTGAACGATTCCTTCAATTCCATGGCTAAGGAGATTAAAACTCTGAAAATTAGTGCTTATGAGGAGAAGATTGAACTGCAGAAGGCGGAGTTAAAGTATTTGCAAATGCAAATAAGACCTCACTTTTTCTTAAATGCATTAACAACTGTACATAGTTTAACCTATAAAGATAAGAATGAGGATATTAGAAAATTTATAGATGCCTTATCTAATCATTTAAGGTATATGTTTAAAGGTGGACTTAGTATGGTACCGATAAGTGAGGAAATAGAGTATATTAAGAATTACTTCTGTATGCAAGAAATTAGATTTCCAAATAGTATTTTCTATGTTTTTGATGTTGAGCCATCTATTGAACAAGAGCAAATACCACAATTTATTATTCACACATTTGTGGAAAATTCATTTAAATATGCAATGACGCTGGAAGAACCACTTTCTATTTTTATTAAAATAAACAAATATATTTTAGATGAAAAAGATACGATAAGGATTGTGATAGAAGATAGTGGAGAGGGGTTCCCTCAAGAAGTTTTAGATAAAGTTAACAACTCTGATGATACCAATACACTTGATGGGTACAGAATTGGAATTTCAAATATAAAAAGGACGTTATCATTATTGTATGGGGAAAACAATCTTTTGAAAATTTCAAATGTGGAAACTTTGGGTGGAAGGGTTGAAATATTAATTCCCATTGGGAAAGGGGATAAAAATGAAACTAATAATAGTTGA